One part of the Humulus lupulus chromosome 9, drHumLupu1.1, whole genome shotgun sequence genome encodes these proteins:
- the LOC133801885 gene encoding protein LIGHT-DEPENDENT SHORT HYPOCOTYLS 10-like encodes MSNDKGKDVVEGSSRSGGCGDQPPSPQLSRYESQKRRDWNTFGQYLRNQRPPVALSQCNANHVLEFLRYLDQFGKTKVHMQGCVFFGQPEPPGPCSCPLRQAWGSLDALIGRLRAAYEENGGLPETNPFASGAIRVYLRDVRDSQAKARGIPYTKKKKKRLNPIVKPNNNNNDHDEQHSSSFTMHHHHQ; translated from the coding sequence ATGTCAAATGACAAAGGCAAAGACGTGGTAGAAGGATCATCAAGATCTGGTGGCTGCGGCGATCAACCGCCGTCACCACAGCTGAGCCGCTATGAGTCTCAGAAGCGGCGAGATTGGAACACGTTTGGGCAGTACTTGAGGAACCAAAGGCCGCCGGTCGCCCTATCGCAGTGCAACGCCAATCATGTGTTGGAATTTTTAAGGTACTTGGACCAGTTTGGAAAGACTAAGGTTCACATGCAAGGTTGTGTGTTTTTTGGGCAGCCAGAGCCGCCAGGCCCTTGCTCTTGCCCCCTTAGGCAGGCTTGGGGTAGCCTCGACGCGCTGATCGGCCGCCTGCGCGCCGCCTATGAGGAGAATGGAGGCCTCCCTGAGACCAACCCTTTTGCCAGTGGAGCCATAAGAGTTTATCTTCGTGATGTTAGGGATTCTCAAGCCAAGGCGCGTGGGATTCCTTAtaccaagaagaagaagaagagacttAATCCAATCGTTaaacctaataataataataacgatCATGATGAACAACATAGCTCCAGCTTTACCATGCATCATCATCACCAGTGA